Proteins from one Fragaria vesca subsp. vesca linkage group LG6, FraVesHawaii_1.0, whole genome shotgun sequence genomic window:
- the LOC101307820 gene encoding uncharacterized protein LOC101307820: MKKYNWAKGVRDYLLSCLTTSEDGRAHTSSGCYWICERSTMLCEIDGRCGMTSCCVKWSLPAFTTVFKKMQVHQIDVDNVVGDDDFENPPPKNGATTHDEVGKKKAARKNLKKGATAQVEEGVFVVAEKGGPAESEEAAPIVTKKGATAQAEEGASMVAEKGDPTESEEDAHVVSEKGDGAQTKEGASVQLEEGATAQAEKGTPVVAKKGAIAQAVEGSSGQAEEGATSEAEEDTREGLESFDMTLHSWLEGNEKAAVVDDEGETYEEATANTEEILKKFFNKDKDADQGGGHEEFASEKMYDPEDFRLYEEFVEKEFREFPKATSDEELEYWQGLAKVRGEMVASAIYSYKSKNDSYVMLWDEREELKRNNKKLKKKLEQKNDYIKKLEYKYKLLLLGQKGETSEVGVTTQIEGGSDGNDVEGLGAEKVATAEGEEGLAENVATVGEEEGLARNVEGAGEEGCSDVGGAAEREGPRTRSVVRRIKARTDRKEKKMEDFEVQIPLKRQRKKRD, from the exons ATGAAGAAGTACAATTGGGCCAAAGGAGTTAGGGATTACTTACTATCGTGCTTGACTACTTCAGAGGATGGGAGGGCTCACACTAGTAGTGGATGT TACTGGATTTGCGAAAGAAGCACCATGCTTTGTGAAATTGATGGGAGATGTGGGATGACTTCGTGCTGTGTAAAGTGGAGTCTCCCTGCTTTCACAACGGTGTTTAAAAAAATGCAAGTCCATCAAATTGAT GTTGATAATGTAGTTGGTGACGATGACTTTGAGAACCCTCCACCGAAGAATGGTGCTACTACGCATGATGAGGTGGGAAAGAAGAAAGCAGCGAGGAAGAACTTGAAGAAGGGTGCTACTGCACAAGTTGAAGAGGGTGTTTTTGTGGTGGCTGAGAAGGGTGGTCCTGCAGAATCAGAAGAAGCTGCTCCTATAGTGACTAAGAAGGGTGCTACTGCACAAGCCGAAGAGGGTGCTTCTATGGTGGCTGAGAAAGGTGATCCTACAGAATCTGAAGAGGATGCTCATGTGGTGTCTGAGAAGGGAGATGGTGCGCAAACCAAAGAGGGTGCTAGTGTACAACTTGAAGAAGGTGCTACTGCACAAGCCGAAAAGGGTACTCCTGTGGTGGCTAAGAAGGGTGCTATTGCACAAGCCGTAGAGGGTTCTAGTGGACAAGCCGAAGAGGGTGCTACTTCAGAAGCCGAAGAGGATACTCGTGAAGGCCTTGAATCATTCGACATGACATTACATAGTTGG CTGGAAGGGAATGAAAAAGCTGCTGTTGTGGACGATGAAGGTGAAACATATGAAGAAGCAACAGCAAACACAGAAGAGATTTTGAAGAAGTTTTTCAATAAAGATAAGGATGCGGATCAAGGAGGAGGACATGAAGAGTTTGCAAGTGAGAAAATGTATGATCCGGAGGACTTCAGGTTGTATGAAGAGTTTGTTGAAAAGGAGTTTAGGGAATTTCCAAAAGCAACTAGTGATGAGGAGTTGGAATACTGGCAAGGTTTGGCCAAAGTAAGGGGAGAAATGGTGGCGAGTGCAATCTATAGCTACAAATCAAAGAATGACTCCTATGTGATGCTTTGGGATGAAAGAGAAGAATTGAAGAGAAATAACAAAAAGTTGAAGAAAAAACTGGAGCAGAAAAATGATTACATAAAAAAGTTGGAATACAAGTATAAATTGTTGTTGCTAGGACAAAAGGGAGAAACGAGTGAGGTTGGTGTTACAACTCAGATTGAAGGAGGTTCAGATGGAAATGATGTAGAAGGTTTAGGAGCGGAAAAGGTTGCTACTGCAGAGGGAGAAGAAGGTTTAGCTGAAAATGTTGCTACTGTAGGGGAAGAAGAAGGTTTAGCTAGAAATGTAGAAGGTGCAGGGGAAGAAGGTTGTTCAGATGTAGGAGGTGCAGCTGAAAGAGAAGGACCGAGGACACGTTCAGTTGTAAGAAGGATCAAAGCAAGAACCGACCGGAAAGAGAAGAAGATGGAAGATTTTGAGGTCCAGATTCCCTTAAAGAGACAAAGGAAGAAGCGTGATTGA
- the LOC101314196 gene encoding protein unc-50 homolog yields the protein MLPTTSRGRSSSSTSRTTNPLFIQYLRRIIKWQQMDIEYTFWQMLHLCTSPKVVYQHTKYHKQTKNQWARDDPAFVVICSLLLTVATLAYCAAYDHSAAHAVFVVISVLLFHFLFIGMLLATFCWFLTNSYLREEAPNSHVVEQRVEWLYAFDVHCNSFFPMFVMLYVLHYFLSPLLVAHGFVPVLLSNLLFMVASSYYHYLNFLGYDVLPFLERTTFFLYPISIVIVLSPILILSGFNPSRYFMNMYFSHWL from the exons ATGCTGCCGACGACTTCGAGAGGTCGGTCGTCGTCCTCTACATCTCGGACGACCAACCCACTCTTCATTCAGTACCTCCGCCGCATAATCAAG TGGCAGCAAATGGATATTGAATATACATTTTGGCAAATGCTTCACCTATGCACATCACCAAAAGTTGT CTACCAGCACACTAAGTATCACAAGC AAACTAAGAACCAATGGGCACGTGATGATCCTGCTTTTGTTGTGATCTGCAGCCTTCTACTTACAGTTGCAACCCTGGCTTATTGTGCTGC GTATGATCATAGTGCTGCACATGCCGTTTTTGTAGTTATTTCAGTTTTGCTTTTCCATTTTTTGTTCATTGGGATGCTTCTGGCTACGTTTTGCTG GTTCCTGACTAATTCTTACCTGCGGGAAGAGGCTCCAAACAGTCATGTTGTTGAGCAGCGTGTTGAATG GCTGTATGCATTTGATGTGCACTGCAACTCTTTCTTCCCGATGTTTGTTATGCTATACG TGCTCCATTATTTTCTTTCACCACTTTTGGTAGCTCATGGTTTCGTTCCTGTATTGCTATCAAATTTGCTATTCATGGTGGCTTCTTCATACTATCATTATCTCAACTTCTTAGGTTATGATG TACTGCCGTTCCTGGAAAGGACCACTTTCTTCCTTTACCCAATTAGTATTGTCATAGTCCTCTCTCCCATTT TGATTTTGAGTGGCTTCAATCCTTCAAGATATTTCATGAACATGTACTTCAGTCATTGGTTATGA
- the LOC101307523 gene encoding uncharacterized protein LOC101307523 — protein sequence MVNLAGCECSCRHWEFRCFPCAHAVQVMNKANLLAYDYIEDYWKTTFYKKTYELLICPVPDLDRPNILSFGDSALQPPKTRRPPGRPRSRRIRSFGEQCKEITCSRCHTLGHHNSRTCTNPI from the coding sequence ATGGTGAATTTAGCTGGGTGTGAATGTTCTTGTCGTCATTGGGAGTTTCGATGCTTTCCTTGTGCGCATGCTGTTCAAGTGATGAATAAAGCCAATCTCCTTGCATATGACTACATTGAAGACTACTGGAAGACTACATTCTACAAGAAAACATATGAGCTTCTTATCTGTCCAGTTCCTGATTTGGATAGGCCTAACATCTTGAGTTTTGGAGATTCCGCATTGCAGCCTCCCAAGACTAGAAGACCACCTGGAAGACCAAGGTCGAGAAGAATCAGATCTTTTGGTGAACAATGCAAGGAGATCACTTGCTCGCGTTGTCACACATTAGGCCACCACAACAGCAGGACATGCACCAATCCTATTTGA
- the LOC101307236 gene encoding uncharacterized protein LOC101307236: MSNSKFGRFSYGGDSFIMCLSSSIKYDDMCAKICLKFQNLKVGQYVLKYSLIDLPNCRLDFDEDIAVMMEIFEVLNSRFINIQIFDVGSSSAISIMPSTVVISATVKPTTVSIEAPFDDGDVSNDDSNCEDDSNMILGNFVSDKMKRKYMSSEWNDYIFRIGQFFTGGAIEFRDKLCKYAVENGFQFRCMKNDKSRIIAVCAKKKKESCQWYVHASLRQSNNFFYITKLNNEHTCVCVVRHQKHKRLGSNIVSTIISDKVRANPLVKTRDIMDYLKQDYGFEVAYHTAYRGKDAANRSLHGDEGIGYGYLPWYLEAVKRTNPGSRCVLDTQDGRFCRLFIAYGASLHGFQYRPPILFVDGTFIKNKYKVVVSGRSF; encoded by the coding sequence ATGTCTAATTCTAAGTTTGGAAGGTTTTCATATGGGGGAGATTCTTTCATTATGTGCTTGTCATCAAGCATTAAGTATGATGATATGTGTGCGAAGATTTGTTTGAAGTTTCAGAATCTGAAGGTTGGTCAGTATGTCCTGAAATATTCGCTCATTGATCTTCCTAATTGTCGTCTTGACTTTGATGAAGATATTGCCGTAATGATGGAGATTTTTGAAGTGTTGAACTCTCGGTTCATAAATATCCAAATCTTTGATGTTGGATCTAGCTCAGCTATCTCTATAATGCCTTCAACAGTTGTAATATCTGCTACTGTTAAGCCTACTACTGTTAGCATTGAAGCACCCTTTGATGATGGCGATGTTAGCAATGATGATTCTAATTGTGAGGATGACAGTAACATGATCCTAGGGAACTTTGTAAGTGACAAAATGAAGAGGAAGTACATGTCAAGCGAGTGGAATGACTATATTTTCAGGATAGGTCAGTTTTTTACTGGCGGTGCTATTGAGTTTCGGGATAAGTTGTGCAAATATGCTGTTGAGAACGGATTTCAGTTTCGCTGTATGAAAAATGACAAGTCTCGCATTATTGCTGTGTGTGCCAAGAAGAAAAAAGAGAGTTGTCAATGGTATGTGCATGCCTCGTTACGCCAATCCAATAACTTTTTCTACATCACCAAATTGAACAATGAGCACACTTGTGTTTGTGTTGTTCGTCATCAGAAACACAAGAGGCTGGGATCCAATATTGTTTCCACTATCATTAGTGATAAAGTTCGAGCTAATCCATTGGTGAAGACTAGGGATATTATGGATTACTTGAAGCAAGATTATGGCTTTGAAGTTGCTTACCATACAGCGTATAGGGGAAAAGACGCTGCCAATCGAAGTTTACATGGCGATGAAGGCATAGGCTATGGCTATTTACCTTGGTACCTAGAGGCAGTAAAGAGAACAAATCCGGGTTCCCGTTGTGTTCTTGACACTCAAGATGGTCGTTTCTGCCGCTTGTTTATTGCTTATGGGGCTTCCCTCCATGGTTTTCAGTACCGTCCTCCAATTTTGTTTGTTGATGGAACCTTCATCAAGAACAAGTACAAGGTTGTTGTGAGTGGACGTTCATTTTAA